One genomic segment of Chelonia mydas isolate rCheMyd1 chromosome 1, rCheMyd1.pri.v2, whole genome shotgun sequence includes these proteins:
- the ZNF800 gene encoding zinc finger protein 800 isoform X3: MTTEVVLSSFPDQTAFLYDLPDVNDKQSQAVNNLLEAIYPRVDKQEYVIKLEPIETNQNAVFQYVSRTDNPEENIEISSSPDQDPLQIQEPTTEQPKTVSTPDTETLESPPADAVINVMPAPDEQPPALNPELDSSDNSDFGHQLICCLCRKEFHSRRSVRRHIRKVHKKKMEELKKYIETKKKPNQRSTKGRNKNVLVTLGRSCPVCYKSFATKANVRRHFDEVHRGLRRDSITPDIATKPGQPLFLDTVSAKKSFKTRKQKSSSKAEYNLTACKCLLCKRKYSSQIMLKRHMQIVHKITLSGKNSKREKGPNNTANGTEIKVKVEPADSVESSTPSITLSPQNELKGTSHSNEKKNTPAAQKNKVKRDLETPKSTNPSAAGGQQKTRKPKLSAGFDFKQLYCKLCKRQFTSKQNLTKHIELHTDGNNIYVKFYRCPLCTYETRRKRDVIRHITVVHKKSSRYLGKITASLEIRAIKKPIDFVLNKVAKRGPQRDEARQIGSKQDVTCNSPSKKFEGADVGIEVKVTKNFSLHRCNKCGKAFAKKTFLEHHKKTHKANASHSPEENKTKGRSTRSKALVW; encoded by the coding sequence ACCTCCCAGATGTCAATGATAAACAAAGCCAAGCTGTAAATAATCTCCTGGAAGCCATTTATCCTAGAGTGGACAAACAAGAATATGTAATTAAGCTAGAACCTATAGAAACAAATCAGAATGCTGTGTTTCAGTATGTTTCAAGGACTGACAATCCAGAAGAGAATATTGAGATTAGCAGTAGTCCTGATCAAGATCCATTACAAATACAGGAACCTACCACTGAGCAGCCCAAAACTGTTTCAACTCCCGATACAGAAACTTTAGAGTCGCCACCTGCTGATGCTGTAATAAATGTAATGCCTGCTCCTGACGAACAACCTCCAGCATTAAATCCTGAATTGGACTCTTCTGATAATTCTGATTTTGGCCACCAGTTGATTTGTTGTCTGTGTAGAAAAGAATTTCATTCCAGACGTAGTGTACGTCGGCACATTAGAAAAGTACACAAAAAAAAGATGGAAGAATTAAAGAAGTACATAGAAACGAAAAAGAAACCAAATCAGCGCTCCACAAAAGGACGAAATAAGAATGTGCTTGTAACATTAGGTAGAAGTTGTCCTGTATGTTATAAATCATTTGCTACAAAAGCCAATGTAAGGAGGCATTTTGATGAAGTTCATAGGGGGTTAAGGAGGGATTCCATTACTCCTGATATAGCTACAAAGCCTGGGCAACCTTTGTTCTTGGATACAGTTTCTGCTAAAAAATCTTTTAAGACCCGAAAACAAAAGTCTTCGTCGAAGGCTGAATACAATTTAACTGCATGCAAATGCCTTCTGTGCAAGAGAAAATATAGTTCACAAATAATGCTTAAAAGGCACATGCAAATTGTTCACAAGATAACGCTTTCCGGAAAGAACTCTAAAAGAGAGAAAGGACCCAATAATACTGCCAACGGCACGGAAATAAAAGTAAAAGTTGAACCAGCAGATTCTGTAGAATCTTCAACCCCTTCCATCACCCTTTCTCCACAGAATGAATTAAAGGGAACAAGTCATTCAAATGAGAAAAAGAACACACCGGCAGcacagaaaaataaagttaaacgAGACCTTGAAACCCCTAAATCAACCAATCCATCTGCTGCAGGTGGCCAGCAAAAAACAAGGAAGCCAAAACTTTCAGCTGGCTTTGACTTCAAGCAGCTTTACTGTAAACTGTGTAAACGTCAATTTACTTCTAAACAGAACTTGACAAAACACATTGAGTTGCACACAGATGGAAATAACATTTATGTTAAATTCTACAGGTGTCCTCTCTGCACTTACGAAACACGTCGCAAACGTGATGTGATAAGGCATATAACTGTAGTTCATAAAAAGTCATCACGTTACCTTGGTAAAATAACTGCAAGTTTAGAAATCAGAGCAATAAAAAAGCCTATTGATTTTGTTCTAAATAAGGTGGCAAAAAGAGGCCCTCAGAGGGATGAAGCAAGACAGATTGGTTCAAAACAGGATGTCACCTGTAACTCACCGAGTAAAAAGTTTGAAGGAGCTGATGTTGGCATAGAAGTAAAAGTCACAAAAAACTTTTCTCTTCACAGATGCAATAAATGTGGAAAGGCATTTGCCAAAAAGACCTTTCTAGAACATCATAAGAAAACTCACAAGGCAAATGCATCTCATTcaccagaagaaaacaaaaccaaaggcaGAAGTACAAGATCAAAAGCTCTTGTCTGGTGA